TGGACGCGGTGGTCAATGAAACCTTGAGGATTTATTCACCCGGTATAGTGTTGGACAGAGTTTGTACGAAAGGGTTCACTCTGCCGCCCGCGTTACCTGGACTCGAACCGTTGGAGGTCAAACCATCCCAAGAAGTTTGGATTCCCATACAGTCCATCCATCGTGACGAGAGATTTTTCACGAATCCGGATGTATTCGATCCGGAAAGATTCAACGAAGTTAACAAGCACAACATCAATCCCTTGGCCTACTTGCCTTTTGGAATAGGTCCGAGAATTTGTATCGCCAATCGTTTCGCTCTAATGGTCGTTAAGCTTGCCTTGTTTCACGTGCTCGCCAAATGCGATGTGTTGCCGAGCTCGAAAACTTGCTCGGAGATCAAGTTGAGTACCTCGGAATTCACGCTGATACCGGCGGACGGGTTCTGGCTGAAGGttcaatcgagaaaaaaataacgttgcGTTCACTCCTCTTTCGCTTGATCCCGGACATACTCGGTCCGGAAATTATCCTGCCTTTATGAATCAGATTACACATGCAATAAAGCTGTACAGAAAATTGGACACGTGAAAAAATCACTCCGTGTTGGTCGTGTGTGTATGAAATTGAGAGAATTGGAGCTAAATTCATATGATTCCCCCAATTATTCTATTCATATTCCCATTCGACCTGATTGATGCGAACTGCGTATGAGTCTGCAGAATTGATATCAGTGAGATCTTGAAAATTCTTATCTATAGGAATCGTTATCCTGTAATGGTGTCTCTCAGATTGAGTTCGAAGGACACATTCGAATAACAACAACAGAGTCGTAAGGTCGTTCGATCTGGCGgtgcaaaaaatttgatttcgtaCGTATCGAATGACTTATTAGTAAGAGAATGATCAACTATCGCGTTCTCGTTTCGTcgcatatttttattcagcaACTCATCATATGTCGAACGCCTTGACGCCTGACGTCGGCTCCTTTTGAAAGAATTTGACCATCGAAtcacgaaaaattgatcgattgatcACATCCACGATGTGTCACGGATATGAGAATGATTGTACTCGACGCACAAAAAACGTAACGAATGAAAGCGAATGCAGCTAGATAGATACGACATGATACTGCTTCTTCGTGAACTCCGTCACTCGTTACGGCCAAGCAGCCTTTTCAGATGACAGTCAATTCTAACGGGCGGTCGAGGCCAGTCCGTTGTTTTTGTGCAACACATAAGTCGAAGCGTTGTTGCTCGATTGAGTCGTGAAAAGTTATATCTGCTACTGCCAGAGATAGTAGGCCACGTTGCTGAATACGCGAAATTCAACGGAGTGATTTTGATTTCGCTAGTCTCATTGCGCGCAAGCTGAACGACACCATGGATTTCTGGACGATACCTTTGACGTTGACGACAGGCGTAGcggtaatatatttattgtttgaACGCAAGTACAGTTATTTCAGAAACATGAAATTTCGTATGAGCGGCCGTTGCCACTGTTCGGAAAGATGTAGACAACGTTATTCAGAATCGAGGCAATAACTTATAAGATTAATGGAATGTATAAACGTTTTCCTGAAGCTGAGCACCCTGGTTTTTATGACTTCACGATTTCGGCTGTCGCGTAAAAAGATCCCGAACTCTTGAAGAAAGCCATGATTGAACATGTTGATAGTTTTCAGCAAAACACAGATGATGTTTAATAGAGTGACACAGTACGCAATAGACATCACCAACCATTAGGCTTCCCAAGATTCGCAACCCGAAGCAATCGAGATGAAGGACACGTTCGGTAGATGTACAATAGACATGATCGCTTCGACAGCGTTTGGTCTGTCTATCAATTCTCTAAAGGGTCGCGATAATGAGTTTTTTAAGTTCAGTAAGACGGCTGCTAATCTTTCCGGATACAGAATCATGAAGTTCTTCATCCTCAGAAGCATCCCTGCTTGGCTTGCGAAGCTCTTCGACATCAGGTTTCTCGATATCAaaacatcaaattttttcatgaatatAATGGAAACCACTatagaaagaagagagaaagaaaaaatcgtaagaccGGACATGATTTACCTGATGATGCAGGCAAGAGACAGAAAGGACGATTTGACCTTGTCAATGGAAGACATGACCGCTTAAGCCTTCGTCTTTCTCGTCGGCGGCTACAAAGGCCCGTCATCGACGATGTGCTATGCCGCCCAGCTTGTCGGGTCAGATcctgatgtgaaaaaaaaactgcgaacCGAAATCGATGAAgtattgaagaataaaaaaccgaacaaaGTTACCTATGAAGAAATAATGGCGATGAAGTACCTAGATGATGTCGTCAATAAAACCTTGAAGATGTTCACACCTGGAGTATTGCTAGACAGGATTGGTTTCAAAGGATTCACCCTTCCACCTGCATTGCCTGGACTCGAGCCACCGGAGATGGAACCCTTCCAAAATGTTTGGATTTCACTATATTCTCTGCATCATGACCCGAAATATTATCCGAACCCTCACAAATTCGACCCGGAAAGATTCAGCGACGAGAATAAGGGCAATATCAATCCTCTGACCTACATGCCTTTCGGAATAGGTCCCAGAATTTGTATCGCGAATCGTTACGCCCTGATGATAGTGAAGCTGGCAATATTCCATCTTCTCGCCAAGTGCGACGTGCTGACGTGTTCAAAGACCAGTAAGAACTTGTGGTTCAGCGCTACGAGTATCAGCCCACGGCCGGATGGCGGCTTCTGGTTGAAAGTCACGgcaagaaaataattgacaataACATTTGATCATGCGCCTTTTGAATTcaaaatagattttttatatcaccgctgtattgaattttatcattttgacTTTGACACTGCGCATCATgaacaattgataaaaatgtagATAACAAAAATGCCATCGAGTATGCTTTAAATAATTGCAGATTAAcagtttcttctctttttcgataTTCAACCCCGACGTAATCATGACTATAGATGTTGCGCGTGATTCTTGGTGATCACGTTAAAATGAGTTTGAGGATCGTTTCTCATTTGTTAGGACCATAAGCTAATCAGGAGCATGAGCTATTGATATCGTCGTTGTGTGTAGCAAGATCTGTTGATAGTTCCGCCTTTGGACGTAAACATGCGATACGAAACTTTTTCTCTCAAGATAGTCGAGTACAGATAAGctgtcgataaaattttgttcaatctCCTTAATCAATAACAAGTGCAAAATAAATCGCATCTACTCGAGATAACCTGTCCGTATTATTACGAACGGCGGTTGCACAGAACGCCATCCACTTACCTTGCGGTTATTCAGTTTTCCACGACGCCGCATCATCACATCCGGTAGTTCTAGCGGTTTGtagttgaagaattttcaattataatttccATCGCTGAATCGAAGCGCCCTTTGATATGTGGCGTACTTTTCATCTCGTTCACGTGTTTTCAAATGTCCTCGTCGTTCCCGTCGAGTGGCGTTGTCGAACAAAAGCTCAGGGGTAGGTCGGTGCAGCCCAACAACTACGCGCAACAAATTTCAACTTCTGATTGTAGCTTCCGCAACCCCTCGGCTCAAAAGCGAGGCTGCGAACATCTCTCGTATCTTTAGGCTATGCCCTTTTCGTTGACTTCTCAACTTCGGCATGGATCGCTGCGCCGTCAAGAAAAAAACGCAATTGCGAGGTATTCCGAGTGGTTCCAAAGATGAAACAAGTAGCATGGTGCTATAGTGTCCTTATCTGACTAGCGTACTGGTCTCTTCATCCGAATCGACCCCGGAATCTTCGACCATCGAAGAATTCGCAGCTTCGAGGCAAGGTGACGGTTGGAAATCTCAACATAATGAACAAGGAAGGTTCCAAAGTTACAAGTTTTTTGACGGAGGATCCGATCGTGCCTCCATTAAATCGTCGTTTTTGACGTCGTCAAGATTGGTTTCAGTGAACGTCAGACACTATCAACGCATGATccaattttcgtattttcgacATCAACAGGGGGTTGATGAATACGTCAATCCCAACTATGTCAAAGTTTCATACCTCACTCAAATCAAGCTACCAAATCGGAAGGTCTCAAGGTCGACGAATATAAAATGCAAATATCAGTTTAACTCTCagaatcggaattttcgtggTCCAAACAAACAGCGCCGAGAAACCGAAGCAAGGAGGGTGAATTCGAGACGCTCCAGGGCGAACGGGATGAAAACGTTTCTGGTCGGAGGCGATAAGATCCGACGATAAAATTGTAGAACTAAATCAAGAATAGTTTGTTGCCACGTAGCGTATTTTCAGTGGCAACTTCCTCGCTGATATGGAACGACGTTTCCCCCCGACCATTTCTGCTCCCCAGTTCTCACAGACAGCGACTATCCTCCGCGACGGCTTACAAGAAGCACCGCAATCAGGGCCGTACGGTTTGACCGATATCGCAGGGTGTTCTCATGGATCATATCGCGGGGGATCGAAAACCGAGTCAGTCAAGGTGAACGTCTCCGACCACGCGAAACAGTTCGCATGACGTTCATCGCGGGCATTGTGTCAAATCGGAGATACCAACAATGGTGGAGAGTGTTCCGTCGAAATTTCACGCGAACGATACGACTGTTTTTATCGCTTGTAAATAAAATGCAGCCGTGCACGGCACGCTCCTGTTTGTAGTACGCTAGCTGGTTCATCTGGCAAGAGCACCGTTGCATTCATATCTACCTCACGCCAACACGTCTCGGCTTGGCCCCGCTTCCTTACTGCGGAAATGCGGACTTTGTGAAACGTAATAGCGTTTGAATGTAAATGCAATTTGATGCagcgtttcattttattctcagggtaccccccccccccccccccccccccccccgcccctcaaCGAGATCTCGTAGTTCCGTATGCTCCCAACACCCCGGGAACGGAGTTGCCACAATGCCATATCGAGCATAATtccctcaattttatttattcgcataCGATAGTCGTGGAAATAGTGGAAAATACAAAAAGCGAAGGGAACCGCAACCCTCCGTTAGAATTATTTCACGAGGCGCGACGATGACGGGCGCTGTCGCCTCTCTCCAGAAACTTCTTCCGCGAGACTTATAACTGGGCGATTTTATTGGCGCTGGTGGATTAAAGTAGAATTGTTCGCTATCCAAGGGATTCGCGATATCATGACGGTACTATGTTATAGTGTGCCGTCTGGTTATATGGCGGCTGTTAACCTGAcagttggaaattttcataattggGTTCCCAAGGGTTCAATTCTGGAAAGTGAAATATTCTTCTTCAAACATTCAAGGCTCTGGGGCTTCCAACTCTCGTCTGATACATCAAGGGTGAATAATTTGAGGTTGATTATTGAGGTTCGCCGAGAGGAACAAGGCTCTACCGGCGAGTTCGCCTCGAGTTGTTTCAGGTTAATGAATCAACGACTCTTTGATCACggtatcaaaaattatttctttccacAAGTTCGCTTCAATTCCACGCgaaccaaacaaaaaaaaaaaaaatgttaactCTGTGTTCCGGTCGCTTCTGCCTTCcgcgtaactttttttttttttttccatcacaaAATTCTCTGATATTTACTCAGCAAACATTCGGAGTTCAATGTCAgcgtaaaagagaaaaaaaaaaaatgtttcgaaaaAGTAAACCGAAAACGTCAAGTCAGCTTGGCTCGGCATCGCGTATGTGTTATGGAGAAAGTGAAGGATCTGTACGGGTCACGTGACTCAGTCCGCTGAACACCCTCCGGATGTTCAAATAATTCTGAACTCACCGAGCAACGATGCAAAAATGATTCCCATTGAAACGGAGTAAGGATATCGGATAGCGAAATCGAAACCTCAGAAACTACTAATTAGGAAATTCAAACTATCGATGCTGAGCCAAATTGCTGAGTTTTGAATGGTTCACgttgaggatgaggatgagaaTAACGAAACAAGGTTTTAGGTTAGTTTGGCGGAAAGATCATCGTATAACGAACATCTGATTGGTCGTTGGAAAAACCAATCGACCGTCCGTAAAATTTTACGACCATTAGAAATCCATCAATAATTTTTGGAGGTGAATGTACCGCATAACATGGACTATACAAAATTTGGAAACTCTGTACATCGGAGCGTCGATCGTgagaaatttgtaaaatttggTTCAACAACGTAATAATTTCCAACATACCGAAGTATAAACCTGGAACGCGAATCGTGTCGACAGTTCGAAAACTCCCTAACTCAACCTAATTAACGTAATCAACTCGAGTAGATCGTGACAAGAGAGGTTACGAAaatgcggaagaaaaaaatagcgacTTTCCAACTTGTTTACCTAATATACTTTATTTGTCGAGCGAGAATACGATaagaaatttcttctttttttttttctttcacccgaTCAGCGATCCGCGAGTTACAAAAAGTTCGTATCTTTCGAGGACCTCTTCAGATTCTTTCCTATATACAAAATAAAGCAATTATATACCCGATGAAGATCGTCGCAATACGTCGTGCGTAGAAGACCaagagaaaaatacgaaaaagagCGAGTCGCGTGACCGGACGAGAAAACGCGGGCGACAGTGACGCGGTGGCGACGAGGCGGTTTCCCTCCgtgtttcatatatatatatatacccccCTCGTCAGCGTCATTGGCTCTTGACTCCTGATGACGAAGAAGCTGCAGAGAGCCTAGCGCAAGACAGCGACACGGTCGACGTACGGATAACCACACGGAAGAGATAAGGGCCTGCTCGGTTCGATATTGCGTCGAGCCCAGCTGCTTGCTTTTCGGATATCGCTGACTGCAGCTGGGTCGTGGGGTTTTGCGCCCCCGAGCGAACGCCGACCTCCTACGTTTTCCGAGCCCCAACCCACTTAGCGGTTAACGTTACGGTTCGAAGCATTAATTCGCCATCcgaagttgaatgaaaaaaaaaaaaataataaaataaagaaaaaaaaatcaaacggagTACAAACCTGCAACAGTCGGAAAGTTATAACTTTGCTTACCGTCGTACGACTCGAACTTCAATACACCATATCACCCATACGGTATTGTACTTCAGATTATTGTCGTTACGCTATCTGAGGTTATTTTCTGCCAGTCGTAGGTAGCTGGGgaatggtttgttttttttttgtcgcaatTGAAGAAAAGCAGGAGTCAAGATAAGTGCGATGACTTTTCACTCGGTGGGATTACACGAGGCTTGAGTGGTTATATTGTCGCGTTAGAAATGATAACTTTCTAATTAGGGATCTCGGTGAGTGGAGGAATCCTCCGATTTGGAGAATACGTCAAAGATCGATGGACCCACATTAGGAGACAAGTTACGAGTGATTAGACGTAGTTTAAGTTAATTGAATACATTTCCCTTTAATTGAATCATCCGCTGCAGGGTTTCATAGGAATCACGTATTCGTGGTTAGGATTAATGTGGGCTCGGTAAGGCGAGATTTGAGAATGCCAATAGAAGGAAACCCGTTTCAAAGGTTTCGAGAACGCAGATCTGGTTGTTCGATCGTAttccttgaaaataaaaatatcacgtcAATTCGCTTGATTTGATACAAgggaaatcaattttcatttctgacGATAACTCAAGCGTACACTACCTCATAACTAACCCATAGAACGCAGTAATATGTATTTCCGCATCGAGTAGCAATGGTAGGAAGTCTCCGATGGAACGTTAAATAGTATTTTATCACAAGGGCCGAAAGTTGGTCATTTCTTACCGACTCACCACAAGTTCACGCGATCTGGGCGGCCTTGCAGGACGTTTGTTTAGTTAGACGAAAGCGAGCAGCTTTTCATCTCGGTGAACGAACATAACCTACTTTTCATTCTCCGTAAACTAAACAATGCCACGAAAACTAACCATTATGACAAACTTTTTCATAAATTAGTTTCAACActactttttttgttgttgtttttatgCTGTTGTGTATATCGGTATGTAAAATCTCAATGTAATTATGACGTTTGTTTGATTTGGATTTCCATAGGCGCCGCCATTCGCAATCGCCATTTTTTGACCGAAAGTAAATGAGACCGAGCGTCTGCTATGGTCCGTATTGAGAGATACGCTTTGTTTTCCTACTCCTATACGCGTCCGCACTATTTCGCAAGTCACATCCGACTAATCGTAATTTCACGTTAACGACGGGTGGATGGAACAGACGTTGTGCCTTCGTGTCGGGCCCCGgagcaaagtttttttttgaagagttttgtatttttaatcTAACCGCGAACGGTGCTTGACGTTCAGCGCTTTATGCTAGGGAACAAATAATATTGCACGGCTCGCGGTGTTTGTAGATAAAGGTGAATATTAAAGTGAATTGAAGGAACGGCATTATTTCCCTTTGTCAACTGCAGCCGCCCCGtgtctttctcatttttatttctcgcctTCCACGCTCGGAATTATaccggaatatatatattattattattttttttttttaccgcaaaTGAGGTCAGGAGCAGAAATGAGATAAACCGTGGAGGAAATAGAACGGAGCTAAAAAGCGAACCCAAGATGATGGTTTCTTTCAATCACGGATTTAGCGGTAGTAGATTTTAATCCCGCAAGGCATTTCCCGGAGTTTTAGCTGACTGCGTAGAATTTCGATCACTTTATACGAAAACTAAGTTAAATCATCAGGCAAGACCGTGGGACCGgcatttctgttttttttttttttttctctcttctgtttttctttttacttttccttctCCGTAGCGAATTGCCACTCGCTGAATCATAAGTACCCGCTGAGAATGATATCCACGAATAATATCGGAGTCCCATgattgtgaataatttataatctcctctcattatttcttttttctactttcgatTTTGCCCGTTCTAAGTTTTCCCGAATTTTATTCACCTAACGAGATATATTTATTAAGAAGCGTCAAGtatttttcgagagattttGTTTCGAAGAGTATAATAACTTTTCCAAGTATAAGATCTCCGTGCAATTACAGGGGATGAAATTACATAATTTGTTCTACCGTTACATGCGGCTGTATGGTAACGAAATCTAATATAAGGGAGATATCATTAGCTGCGAGTAGAGGATAAATTCGGTATAGGCGAGCCTTAAAATAAAAGCCACAagtaaagtaagaaaaaaaaacgaaaaaaaaacatctttcgacgtcgaaaaatgttgAAGGACTTCGAAACGCGAATGAAGGGTAATTTGAGAATAATGCCGACGTCGCCAAAGGGTCTAAATTATCGGTAATTCGATCCAATAATGCATCGAATTAATCGAGAACGTCGGATTTTCTAATTCCTTCGAATTCGTCCGGCTCTTTTGATATACGGCTGACaacgaatgatgaaaaaaaaaaaaacttcggtCTCCCCAGCCTTTCAaagagtatatatacatacgtgggtAGGTAAGAGATGATATCGCGTGCACATACGTGTATTtaccacatatatatatatacccgtacacGCGATATCATCTCCCTCGTGCATGAGGAATTAAGCTTTCGCGAGAACCGCCTTGTTCCgtcgcggtgtacgtacgtatatgaaaataaaaagaaaacgaggataaaagagggagagagagagaaagaaagaaaacagaaaaaaaaaaaaacagttccGACAATTATTGTCTCTTCAACAATACCAGCCGGCGCACGCGACGGGGATGAGCCGCGCGCGTACGAGGGGCGATGTGCGGTAGGCCAAAACTCCGCTATGAAAAGTATCATCGTGAATGACTTCATCACTTATGCCGCTGCACAGCGGAAAATTGTTTCGCCGCAATACACCGCACGTTATATGCATCGGCATCGAAATCCCTCCAGCGATACGGGGTACGCTTCTGGTTCCGTtagtggaaaaacaaaaacgaccgacaaaaaataacatacgctttttcttctatttttatttctattcatttattcgtttcttttttctttttctttttcacttctatAACACATCTATAGGGAATGATTGGCGAGGGATTTTTACCCGGTAGTCGAAGTGAAGGGTCGCCTCAAATCAGGGGAAAATATGGAAGCGGAGCCGAACTTGTATAGAGTCAGAGTTAAGACCGATAGAAAAGCATaatttatccttttttctttctcaaggGCTAacctttttcctcctttatGCCCTTGACGTATTTTTTCCAGTCCAACTTTCTTCCTGCCAGGACTAGGACTCTTCGGGAGAAGGATTGAGGAAAGGAGCCTGCTTcggattt
The sequence above is a segment of the Athalia rosae chromosome 5, iyAthRosa1.1, whole genome shotgun sequence genome. Coding sequences within it:
- the LOC125501077 gene encoding cytochrome P450 9e2-like translates to MCYAAQLVGSDPDVKKKLRTEIDEVLKNKKPNKVTYEEIMAMKYLDDVVNKTLKMFTPGVLLDRIGFKGFTLPPALPGLEPPEMEPFQNVWISLYSLHHDPKYYPNPHKFDPERFSDENKGNINPLTYMPFGIGPRICIANRYALMIVKLAIFHLLAKCDVLTCSKTSKNLWFSATSISPRPDGGFWLKVTARK